cctagcaacgcaattccgttgaaatgcactaaaacggagcgttttagacagacggtaaatacaggcatattcaggcagacagtacgaggaaaataaagtttttttttaacattagagcatgtaaacattttctagtagaaacataaaatacgaaatatgaacctgaaaatgagcatgatatgggacctttaacagtataaagcactgttttttagcaataacaggttgaAATCCTGCCTTAAATGAACAGCAGATTGTTTagtgtgggaggaggaggagctggaggatgtGACGTGCTGCTCAGAGAGGCAGATTGTCGGCTTCCATATCCAGTAAACGGTGCTCGTTAACGGTGATGTTTGGAGAGGATTATCACAAGCAACAGGATGGCAAACTGTGATTGAATGCAGCAGCAGGTGATCACAATATAAACATCATCACATCACCACCAAACATGGATCTGACTTTTGCATTATCAGCTCTCATCTTCACGCTTCTCGCCATCGTGGTCGCTACTTCGCTATTTAACGGATCCTCGCCTGATTTCTCGAGTTATTTCGGACACAGAGGATCGGATCAACCGGAGATGAGGCTGAACGGTTATTTACCGGACTacagcaagaagaagaagaagaagaagacagaggaGGACGACTGGTGTGAGATCAGTGGCAGCTCACATGATCACTGGGATGTAGTGAAGTCTGTGCTCTCAGTAAGTAAAGCTGTAATCTGCCTGCATGTcatcacacacagagaaagagagatctgcatgtttgtttttgcattatGTCATTTATTAATCTGTTTTACTGACTTCCCCTCCTGCTCACATACAGTTTGCATGTCCAGAAGATGCACACAAatcctttatttaagtaaaaattGCAATGCTGTAATGGAATTAAAAGAGAGATTAAAAGTCCTGCAGTAAGAAGTATTATCAGAAAACTGTACTTAAAAATTAGAAGTAataattttactttattatattattggagtattattaCCTGACTGTGCAAACTAGTAAAATATGACACATTAAGTGGAGTTAAAAGTACACTATTTGGAGATATTATGAAAATATACTCAAGTGAAGTACCTTTacctcaaattaaattaaattaaattaaagaagCAATACCACGATAAAATACTCATTTATAAGTAAAAATCCTGCAGTAAGAAGTATTATCAGAAAActgtatttaaaaatgaaaagtaatacttttactttattatattattagagTATTATTACCTGACTGTGCAAAAATGATGATCACATGATCACTGGGATGTAGTGAAGTCTGTGCTCTCAGTAAGTAAAGCTGTAATCTGCCTGCATGTcatcacacacagagaaagagagatctgcatgtttgtttttgcattatCTGATTTATTAATCTGTTTTACTGACTTCCCCTCCTGCTCacatacagtttacatgtccAGAAGATGCACACAAAtcctttatttatgtaaaaattGCAATGCTGTAATGGAATTAACAAGTAAAGCTGCATTTATTAATTGAATTAACTTTAAGATATGGTTTGTTTTTGCATTATGTAATTTATGAATCTGTTTTACTGACTTCCCCTCCTGCTAACATACAGTTTTGCATGTCCAGTCACAGGTGGAAGACGCacacaaattatttatttaagtaaaaaaaaaaatgcaatgctGATAATGGAATTAACAAGTAAAGCTGCATTTATTAATTGAATTAACTGCAAGTGTAGTCTAATGTAATTAAGTATCAAAAGGTGGCAAGACAGGAAACAGGGAATTTAGTGGGAAAACCTGACTGCGCAAACTAGTAAAATatgatacatttagtaaaaagtaaaagtattcagatccttaaGTTAATGAAGCAATACTACAATAAAATACTaatttacaagtaaaagtcctgcagtaAGAAGTATTATCAGAAAACTGTActtaaaaattaaaagtaatacttttactttattatattattagagCATTATTACCTGACTCTGCAAAAATGCATGtcatcacacagagagagacagatctgagaaattatgaaaatattcaagtgaagtacctcaaaaatgtaagtattcagatccttaagtgaaagtagcaatactacaataaaatacaaatttacaTGTGAAAGTCCTGCAGTAAgaagtatatattatatataataattatatgatatattagtatatataacTGTACTTAGAAATTCAAAGTAAtgattttactttattatattattagagTATTATTACCTGACTGTGCAAACTAGTAAAATATGATACATttagtggagttaaaagtaCACTATTTGTAGATAttatgaaaatactcaagtgaagtacCTTTACCTAAAAAAttgaagtattcagatccttaaGTTAAAGAagcaataccacaataaaatactcatttacaagtaaaagtcctgcagtaAGAAGTATTATCAGAAACCTGTActtaaaaattaaaagtaatagttttacttcattatattattacagtATTATTACACGACTGTGCAAACTAGTAAAGTATGACACatttagtggagtaaaaagtacactaTTTGGAGAAATTATGAAAATATTCAAGTGCAGTACCTCAAAAAttgaagtattcagatccttaagttaaagtataacaataaaatactcatttacaagtaaaagtcctgcagtaagaagtattatcagaaaaaaaaacggaataattaaagtaatttattgctttattatattattggagtattattactgatgcattaacatgtaagcagcatttttaaCATGGTAGCACATCAAGATGAAGCTAATTTTGTTTTATAGACTGTTATgcactgtatttttttaagataatGATATGTTTTGTATGTCTATAGCTGCAcaaattagttgatttattgaTACGTTGATTGACAGGAAGTTAATCAGcaagaatattaataataattcaagtaatttttgcattttaagtatttttttctggttttattTGGCCTGTTGATCTTGATAAaagaagacatttgaagacatcactttGGACTTTTGGAAACTGGGCTACGCTATCATTTTATAGATAAAAGATtatttgattaatcaagaaaataataagCAGTTTattcaataattaaaataaacagctaGTTAGCTGCAGCCCTTTGTGTGTCTAATAAATGTAGTagtgtaaaaagtacaatatatatCTCTGTGAAATGTATTGTGtgaagtagcatgaaatggaaatactccagtaaagtGCTTCAAAATTGTACCAAAGCATAGTACTTAAGTAGCTTAAATGTGGTTGATTTCCACCTCTGCAGACATTTCTAGTAGACGACATCCCACTCAACAGTGTTGGTGTGCACAAAAATAACAAGTAGGAGGACTCCGACAACATAAACTGGCTAtaactgtgttttgttgtgtCTTTTAGCCTAAATTGGTATCAATAAATAGAAAGAAGCCACATGGCTTTACTCTTATTTTGAACTCTTAGTTTGATCAATAGAAAACTGTTAGGATGAGCCTCCTCCACATACCTCTCAGGTAGCTGTCAGGACCCTCCCTGGCCTGTTTTTAGCCTCTTAAATGCCCGTTGAGGATATATGGACGTCTGCCCTGTAGAGAGGACAAAAcaggacagggagagagaggtcaAATCAGCACCCAAGGGAGAAAAAAGTAGATAACCTGACACCTGCGCCGAGTGTAGGCCAGATCAGCATCCAGGATGGGCTGAGAAATACAGGTAACACAATGATATATCTGTACAGCAGTTTATAATCCGGGCCTGCCTGCAAGGacgtatttaaaaaaatacattaatttctaaattttttttttgggaaaaCCTTTGAAAAAATGATGCCCTTCATCTGACCCCTTAGGAGGAGGCACACCCCCACCCTCACACTGAAGAACTGGCAACACCAGTTAAGCACTCCTCCTCCACATCCAGCCTGTGCGTCCCCAGGCCTGGATGTAGGCATATGAACTTAGAGGTAGAATCGTCGTCCAAGGCCTCGTCGGGGACGAGCCGTAGGTCAATCATTGGGCTCTCTGATAAGGACCTCCTAAAGTGTGCTTTCTCATACCCCCAGACCGAAGGAGCCACAGAGAGCCCGGGGATAAACGGTGAGCACTTTTTtagataaatattaaaatatataccACTATTTTAGTTTTGGTGTAGAGTTCTAATCAAAGTTTATTCTGTTTCATCAGATAAAGTGGAATCAAATGATTCCTTGAAGTACGTCCCTGGAAAGGCGCGATCCCACCACTTGCAAAAGATGATGTCCacagaggagctggaggaggagcagaggtcaGTAAAAAACTACAACTATGGAGTTTTAGAAGCCTTTAATAAGAACAATTAACTGCAATCGAGGGGCCTTCGTGATTAATTAaaggtagggatgtgacggtgaggaaattttcccaccggttaataaactcgtgacaacaccggtgttaccgattactcCGGagattttacaagaaaagatgacgctcaatatgtgtggcgcgcttactttgatatTTACCGTTGAATTGCTTTGTGTCTGGCCTCGCCGGCTGAGCTTCCGCTGCGGAGCCGCATGTTTCCACCCACCGTCCTCCGCATTGCGATTACCTTATTAACGTTATGGTttccttatagcattgggtataaatctgaaatattgccaaatatcacttttgcttttcgcttcgtgAAATCtgactctgagctgagactccatacggagcagacactttcagtttcagtttgtagcatccatcgtccgactatgtattgataacacggcgctgatacgcgaaaatgaactaaatgggttttatttctgtaaaacaacagcaaaacaacggtgggggcggtgggtTTACTATGTAAACAGAGCgacatatctttacatagacataaGTGGTTCAATGCTATATCaaatatagcaccttttaaagagGTATAGACAAGTGTCATGCTGGAGGAGGATTTtccacaacctggcaacccaaaagttgTTCTTATTAATGGCTTATAACGGATCTAAAAAGCATTagtaaacaataataatgcCATTTAAAGGGTGCCTTTTGAAAGAGTGCCCAAGTTTGTCACAATATAGTAAATTCACAAGAATATACTTGTGGTTATTTCCTCTATATGTCCCCCTCTGTTCTCCCAAAATACTCAGATTCTTCACCAAAGTCTtactgaaatgttttcattgaTTCTAACAACATTGACATGACGTTCCCGTTGTTTCCACGTAGCTGCTGTGCCCTCCGTCCatgtcttcctcctccctctaatCTCCCCAACGCTGTCttcacgtgtgtttgtgtgttgttggcGTTTCACTCCACGTTTAGCTGCTGTATGAGCCTTCCTCTTTAGGCTAGACTGAGTAAGGCCAGATTGAGTCTCTGCCAGGCATTAGCTGAAGGATGAATGACACGAGACTTCAAGGAAAGTACTCGAAGTGTTCGATGGCTACTGGAGGAAGTTTAATCTGTAACGTATCTGCATGCCCTGCTCTTATCATTGCAGGATACACTCCAACAGAGACTTTAACTGTCTGTTAACCTGAAAAAGGAGCAATTATGTGGTAAAGTATGAGTTATTCTCACCCGTTTATCTCAGGGGAGTCACTTTCTGGCCATTGTATGAAAACTACTCCAAAGCCATTTTGCATTCTCAGTGATTTTGGCCTCAtcagctctcttttttttttcctcaagtgGCCATGAAGCGACTGATACACATCCCCACCTCCCGCTGCCCCATTATTCCACATTAGACGTGTGATTCTCAGGTGTCGCAGCAGGTATTGATTGCGTCTCCAGTCGTCACCTCTGACAGAAGAGTGTTAGTTAATCCTCTTAGGACTCTCCTCTGTTCTGCCACCAGGAGGACTCAGTGTAACACAAACACTGGGACTTGTGATCACACGGCACAAAACTAGTCAGTCACACCGGAATAGAGAGGGTGAGAGGAAAATTGGAGGTTTATGCTTTTATACAAGAAATAAATCTTGTATATGTGATGCCAGCAGGGCAGACAGCTTGGGTGATATTCATGTCAGAGGATTTTAAAACAGCAGCCCTGATAGAGGACTTGtatttaaaggagcagtctgtaggatctggtggtgaGCAGTGCTTGAAGAGGAAAAAAGCAAGCTTCGGTAGTCCCCTTATTACTTAGACGACCTTGGACGTCCGGTATTCAAAATAAGTTTatgtgttaacaaagggaactgtatatacaaaatacatatatggaaataagattgattagattatattcaccagaagtataaaacattacttgtcccttataaattaaaaagaaaatactacaaATTTTttagggaaatgtctttattctttgatttttgggtagctggaaaaaaaatgataagCAATTTTCTGACAATGACTgacatatttgacttcaggacattgctgactacatacatgctgaaacaattttactgtattaatttagatattttccaaagtaaaagtccctagaagtgtatgattcaacttttttcccatggtgtagtgttaaaaaagtgaacaatAATCACCCAAaaggcacccaagtatcgtgacagTAACGAATCgagagataggtgtatcgtcccagccctagtgcaTAGTATACTGtgcatgtagcagcgtcatcatgcagaaacctacgtcatgTCACGATGTGGGGAAAAGGTTTCTTAAGgacttgaagggaaaatagcattttgatgctaaaacatactttgaccaaaatgtgaatgttgggATTTGAATACAAGtagaacaccactgggaagatacAGCACAATAGAAAAACTAGAAAATAGAAAGAAGCTGATAGAGATTTTGACCCTGTGCAGCTCTGGGAAACCGTATAAGTTTTGGCAGAGTTCATCTCCACACTTTGAGGAATCAGTTTTGGATGTGTTCACCTCCACATTCTTTTGAAGGGCACTGGAGGTAGAAGGAGGTTAACACTTcaattgttgtagtctgagtaacaagATGTCGGTGCTtgaagtgggaaaaaataagtgCCGGTACTCCTCTTATTCTCATGTTGGTGAgtgtatcggccggtatcaACAGTCTCTTgcaacttattcctatttattcattatttctttaagcatgttaaactgtgtcagtcgtaatcagctgtgattttattgctatattattatacttttgGCTATGCaccttctatagtaggcctttaatactccaataatattcacactggaacattatagggttacggtggtgtgtttgtatagaGTACagtgttaatacttaaagtgctttctgtgttatttgtagcctacagCATCACTCTATAATACATTATAGGATGTCTATATGCTTGAATCAACAGCAGTCAGCCAGACAGGCAGGTAcacatgcagagctgaggtgtgtgagctaTTCATTCAGGTcttaggagcagtgtcccagtcaggatgctcctactagggatgctaattttgaaaaaaattcttaaccgataaccgacccttgttaaccgattattaatcgttaaccgacaagattagtgtctagcatgcagcggtgcgtcagctgcagtgtatggagcacaacagacaacggagtccccagttcaccatcAGGAGTGCTGcggtagtgtcgcggacatgcagtcACGTTCctagtaaaagtctccaccgcacatttagtttagcaggttgtccgctgtgtgtctgcccggcttAACGATACTCTGTCCGCCcagattaacgatagcgatggTCCGAcgattaatatttcttttaaccgttttaaccggtAGCGCTAATCGGTTAAAGTTCTTAACGTCGGCtgacggttaaacggttaattattaacatccctagctCCTACCACTTAAATTATACAGCACAATTATGATTGTTGAGCTGGTTTTTCAGGTCTGAAGGGAGTGCAGTTCGGGGAAATCGTTTGTTTTGGCAGAGTTCATCTACACGTTGTGAGGAATcttagggcgttttcacatGAATGCatccgagtacgattgccccccccatCTCTGTTCAGCTTTCACATgagtaaagttgttccgtacccgagtacacttgcgtcataCAATAGTAGGCATTAGGGTTgggcgatgtttgttattttatttagctagtTTAATGGTCTGTCTGCATAAAACGAGAGCCGCTCAGCGGGCATAGAGAGAGACGGGGTGGGGGGCGAGTTTCAACATCAAACTCattgaaataagagtttattttgGCAGTGTACTCAAGTTTTTTGAGTGTACTCAAGCACTCAAGCAAGTGTAATTGGGTACGGAaaaactttactaatgtgaaagctgagtggagagggggggggggacaatcGTACTCGGacacggtacggatcaatcgtacctaatgtgaaagAGCCCTCAGTTTTGGATGAGTTCACCTCCACATTCTTTGGAAGGGCATGTCAAGAACATCTATTTTAAGGATCTTGTTAGTATGGCAGTTGTGGTTTATGACGAACAGTCGGGGCGAAGGAGAGCCCGCCCCGGCGAAGCTTaggccacggccccgggaagcaccttcgccccgagcctttccaagccaacctagaGCCGCTTCATATGCAGGACTACctagcctgccgtgtgtcgctcacaacctccagctggctgctaacgagggtcttttggcacagagaagtactcgtatcggtactcggtatcggcgagtacccaaatgtaagtactgaaaaaaagtggtatcggtgcatccctagatgacagacaacgtagtataacgttatacagacataacaaggctgctgttacacggaaacacaccgtgttaataacaagccaaCCACCttacggtaccgccagctgtgagcagtgatctgtttttaaagtcaggcaccttggcggaggtctgcgctctccgagtgccattctagttacatcagttgccagttagtgtggaaaaaaaacatctagtGGCCGAATGGTAACAATGTTATCAATTGCACCTAAATATGTACCTTTAGGTGCATATGCACCTTAATGTATTCAATGGATCaataattagggcccgagcacgaaagtgccaggaccccaacggtgtcctggcacgaagtgcaaggaaacctattgtttttctaaggattattctttttctgccggGATATTGCCTTTTtgggaccttagccatccccaaaaactcaccaaaagtggaatatgcgtcagaactggtgggaaattcaatgttctggagtgacccGGCTCGGGTGTGTCCAGGGGgcgagatagcgccccctaatgtaggcagtttttcagagaaagtttcttcgatcgtcacgaaattcaagtacgTCTTTGCTCACatcctcatacctggattaaatatttttgagattttttcggcaaacaggaagtcagcgatcttggacttcctgcgtttttTCGAAATTTACAAACAcatgtttgaggactttaggatgcacaaaaattcatgaaactttacacgcacatccaaactcgTAATTTCTTCGATTTAGGGGTGAAATTTTGCGTGGGCGTGGCATGTCGGCTCTCTAGcacccccttatgtcttttagcCTTTGAACATGTCTTTGACACCCTTGGTatactcgaaaactcatgaaacttggcaAAACGATGGACACCCGTAAACTTTACGTGAATGTACAGCGATTGGGCTTAGCgtgtttagccggctctatagcgccccctaccgCGTGGAAGGCTGTGATTTGGACAAAATtaatccgatattcatgaaatttggtatgcatatcccactcattcTTGGAAACATATTCCTAATTGGGTTTCATTTGCTCCGCCCAtccggaagtcggccatattgaattttgtgtttttcatgtaatttatgtattttatgcatacttttatgaactcctcctagagatttaacccgatcaacttcaaatttggtcagtagtatcttaagacctttgtgatgaaaagttgcTCAAATCGTGAGTTTTCATGAAACGGTGTTGACGTGGCGTGGCGGAGAATTTAAATGATTCGCCATGACACAGGAAGCTGTTGTAAAttgactttacatagtccaatctgctccaaacttcacaagctggataatagtccaggcctgaagacatatatgtggtattatgcgtgatagtcatagcgccccctacaggaaacaggaagttgttgtaaattgactatacattgtccaatcttccccaaatttgacatgttttataagagtccCAGCATCAAGACGTATACGTTCAATTATGagtgatagtcatagcgccacctaaaggaaacaggaagttgttagaTTTACGAGCCCAATGTGGCATTATACTTGCCCCGGGCATGTgagcaatccttattgttgagccgtGCCTGAGGAACCTGCTCAATAGAATCAggttttaatcaaatcaaaccatGTCACTAATCTTTCTGACTTAATGGAGTCAACACCCTAGAGTGTGAATAATTCACatcaaaaccaataaataacacagataATAAGTTTGTCTTTACAGCATCTTTTCCCATGCGTGACAATGGGACACACCCAAACTCTGACTTTCACGTCGATTAGATCGCTCACCCAGTAACGTTGTTGTTTTTCGCTCTTAACTTTGTCACCAGTAGCTGCAGTTTTGACTTCATGAATGTAACGGGGTACCAAATGACATACTGATATCCTTTTAGTCATGATTATAGGTGATGACAGTACAAAATCTGAAATTACAGGCACCAGAAGCTAATAAAAAAAGTGCAGTGCATTTCTTTTACCTGTAGTCTCTACACCACAAATGCCTACACCTCAGTCTGGGTGTAGGTATGACACTGACAACAGAGAGGTGACAGTGAAGGAGGATCCTAGGGTTCTGCACCCTGCGTTAAAAGCtatgaacacccacacaggtgttttcagtttatttggcTGATTAGATCTCTGCTCACTGTAATGTATtgacatcttcctgagtctcctgtcAGCTTTCATTGCACCTGGTAGATGGAGATTTGTGATCTCATGAATtccaccttcaacctgagcagaggtctaatcagccagaataactgaaaacacctgtgtgggtgttcagaggacAAACAGGTTCAGCTTATACAGAGTTTGAACAAAGTGTTCAGAtgtacaacaaaaaacaacaaatgagtaAAGATCTTCCAGTCCCTTCAAGTTGGAACTAAATgtgattattacattatgaaaatGCCCAGTGATTGGCAGTTTGGTTATAGCAAGTTCACTCTACttgactttagccctgattttccgcttCCAGACTAGCGACTAGAAGGGAGCCTGTAAATTGCGAAatttgatctgagatctgcaaaaactctcgtgagactTGCTGCCAGACGACCTaacctaacctcaaccattcgaggCATACGACATgacacaggaggctgttgtaacttgactcTACATAttccaatctgctccaaacttcacaagctggataagaatcccggcctgaagacatatacgtTCCATTATTGAGTTATAGtgatagcgccacctactggcaacaaGAAATGGTTGTATACTGCCACCCACCCTCATAGAAGTGCCTTTTAAGGATGCCTCACAAGTTCTCAACAGGTCATTTACAGTGCCACGCGCCCCACGCAGAAAATACCCTCTAACTGTTGCGTGCAGTGTCCGACTTTCATGGAAATGCACGGCAGCGGGTACCCCCGACGTGCGCaaaggggcgagggcccgttcaacgctgcttgcagctttaattaaaaacgttttttaaaTACTGGACAGGATCTTTCACTCGCATCATATTAATGCTAGTCATGCAGCTTTACTTTATCAGCATTCCCTGCTGCATATGTCAGCTGTGACTTTGTTTTCCTGCACAGGTGTGGAtgatttacttttacttgtcaAGTAAGGTGAGATAAgtctttattgatccccagaggaGAAATCCGGTTGTTGCAGCAGCGCAACCCACTCCTCTCTGGTATAACAATAGAATTACTAaaatttactgtattaatttagatattttccaaagtaaaagtccctagaagtgtatgattcaactttttcctatGGTCTAGTgttgttaaaaaagtaaacaaaaatcaTTGTTGAGCTGGTTTATCAGGTCTGAAGGAAGTGCAGCTCTGGGAAACCGTATAAGTTTTGGCAGAGTTCATCTCCACACTTTGAGGAATCAGTTTTGGATGTGTTCACCTCCACATTCTTTTGAAGGGCACTGGAGGTAGAAGGAGGTTAACACTttaattgttgtagtctgagtaacatgacgtcagTGCTTtaagtgggaaaaaaagaagtgcCGGTACTCCCCTTATTCTCATGTTGGTGAgtgtatcggccggtatcaACAGTCTCTTgcaacttattcctatttagggcccgagcacgaaagtgccaggaccacaacggtgtcctggcacgaaagtgcaaggaaacctattgtttttctaagtattattagggcccgagcacgaaagtgccaggacccaacggcgtcttagggcccgagcacgaaagtgccaggacccaacggcgTCCTGGCACGAAAGTGCAAGGAaaactattgtttttctaaagattattattatttttccgccgGGAGATTGCGTTTTTGAGGCCttttccatccccaaa
The genomic region above belongs to Sebastes fasciatus isolate fSebFas1 chromosome 20, fSebFas1.pri, whole genome shotgun sequence and contains:
- the mxra7 gene encoding matrix-remodeling-associated protein 7 isoform X1; its protein translation is MDLTFALSALIFTLLAIVVATSLFNGSSPDFSSYFGHRGSDQPEMRLNGYLPDYSKKKKKKKTEEDDWCEISGSSHDHWDVVKSVLSEEAHPHPHTEELATPVKHSSSTSSLCVPRPGCRHMNLEVESSSKASSGTSRRSIIGLSDKDLLKCAFSYPQTEGATESPGINDKVESNDSLKYVPGKARSHHLQKMMSTEELEEEQRVQREQLAVIFQLLKDNQETFGEVSEVDMEEQLRLYSI
- the mxra7 gene encoding matrix-remodeling-associated protein 7 isoform X2 — its product is MDLTFALSALIFTLLAIVVATSLFNGSSPDFSSYFGHRGSDQPEMRLNGYLPDYSKKKKKKKTEEDDWCEISGSSHDHWDVVKSVLSEEAHPHPHTEELATPVKHSSSTSSLCVPRPGCRHMNLEVESSSKASSGTSRRSIIGLSDKDLLKCAFSYPQTEGATESPGINDKVESNDSLKYVPGKARSHHLQKMMSTEELEEEQRIHSNRDFNCLLT
- the mxra7 gene encoding matrix-remodeling-associated protein 7 isoform X3, which gives rise to MDLTFALSALIFTLLAIVVATSLFNGSSPDFSSYFGHRGSDQPEMRLNGYLPDYSKKKKKKKTEEDDWCEISGSSHDHWDVVKSVLSEEAHPHPHTEELATPVKHSSSTSSLCVPRPGCRHMNLETEGATESPGINDKVESNDSLKYVPGKARSHHLQKMMSTEELEEEQRVQREQLAVIFQLLKDNQETFGEVSEVDMEEQLRLYSI